The following coding sequences lie in one Arachis hypogaea cultivar Tifrunner chromosome 9, arahy.Tifrunner.gnm2.J5K5, whole genome shotgun sequence genomic window:
- the LOC112709365 gene encoding uncharacterized protein: MRKPDNSVGPFTPDVMNFKLPQRFTLPMTLTPYDELGDPKKFLKKFRTIMIVNGASDPILCRCFLNYLDGPALDWLCALPAGSISQFQELAKLFEDHFAGSAIYLHDSDYLNTIKQKQNESLKDYMTRFTKVAISIPDLHPEVHLHAIKSGFRPENFQETIAVAKPKTLAEFREKAKGQIDIEELRQARKSDKAYYRDDDKTQNSKRNFKITPRFDSYTQFNMKRENIIKEILNPKLIKPPRNAGTYQDTKNVDKSKYCAFHQKHGHTTDECVVAKDLL, from the coding sequence ATGAGGAAGCCCGACAATTCTGTGGGACCATTTACACCAgatgtgatgaacttcaaactacCACAAAGATTCACCTTACCAATGACCCTCACCCCTTATGACGAGCTCGGAGACCCAAAGAAGTTCCTCAAGAAATTCCGAACAATAATGATCGTTAACGGTGCATCTGATCCTATTTTATGCCGTTGTTTTCTGAATTatttagacggtcctgcacttgactGGCTTTGTGCTTTGCCTGCAGGTTCTATCTCGCAATTTCAGGAGCTGGCCAAACTATTTGAAGATCATTTCGCTGGATCTGCAATTTATCTGCATGATTCAGATTATCTGAATACAATCAAGCAGAAACAGAATGAGAGCTTGAAAGACTATATGACTAGGTTCACGAAGGTCGCAATAAGCATACCAGACCTCCACCCCGAGGTCCATCTGCATGCCATCAAGAGCGGATTTCGGCCAGAAAATTTCCAAGAGACCATTGCGGTAGCCAAGCCAAAAACCCTTGCCGAGTTTCGTGAAAAGGCCAAGGGACAAATTGATATCGAGGAGCTTAGACAAGCTCGGAAGTCCGACAAAGCATACTACCGAGACGACGATAAGACGCAAAATAGTAAGAGAAATTTCAAAATAACCCCTCGATTTGATTCTTACACGCAGTTCAATATGAAGCGAGAGAACATAATCAAAGAGATTCTGAACCCAAAATTGATCAAGCCACCAAGGAACGCCGGTACGTATCAAGATACCAAGAATGTGGACAAATCCAAATATTGCGCTTTTCACCAAAAGCATGGCCACACCACTGACGAATGTGTAGTGGCAAAAGACCTCTTATAA